One Granulicella sp. 5B5 DNA window includes the following coding sequences:
- a CDS encoding GH1 family beta-glucosidase, with product MDRRKFLQTTGLTLGAGSLSSLVPSVLRAEPESVAHSATKFPTGFLWGSATASYQVEGAVHEGGRGVSIWDTFSHTPGKTANGDTGDVADDFYHRYPQDIAMMKRMGLQTFRFSVAWPRIFPNGTGKPNQQGVDFYNKLVDTLLAAGIQPYCTLFHWDLPQVLQDKGGWESREVAHAFADYSGYTAGFLSDRVKNFMTMNEMRSFAMIGYRDGRHAPGLQIGRKRMAQLNHNVVYAHGLSVGAIRAHAKGPVKVGLADNLEAATPCIEIPEHIEAARKGMRELNAMYQTVIQEGRYTDHYLKTLGPDAPHFTQEELDIIKSPLDFVGINCYTAHYVRAADNDAGFVSVPNPSSYPHMYSPWLTVGPEALYWGPKLSHELWGIKEIYITENGCSSADKIAEDGHIYDTDRVMYLRNYLTQLHRAVAEGVPVKGYFCWSLLDNYEWADGYDKRFGIVYVDFATQKRTPKLSAHFYESVIASNEVK from the coding sequence GTGGATCGTCGCAAATTCCTCCAAACCACCGGCCTCACCCTCGGCGCAGGTTCGCTTTCCAGCCTCGTCCCCTCCGTGCTCCGTGCCGAACCTGAATCCGTCGCGCACTCCGCCACAAAATTCCCCACCGGCTTCCTCTGGGGCTCCGCCACCGCCTCGTATCAGGTTGAAGGCGCCGTCCACGAAGGCGGTCGTGGTGTCTCCATATGGGATACCTTCTCCCACACCCCCGGTAAAACCGCCAACGGCGATACCGGCGACGTCGCCGACGACTTCTACCACCGCTACCCGCAGGACATCGCCATGATGAAGCGCATGGGTCTCCAGACCTTCCGCTTCTCCGTCGCCTGGCCGCGCATCTTCCCCAACGGCACCGGCAAGCCTAACCAGCAGGGCGTCGACTTCTACAACAAACTCGTCGATACACTCCTAGCCGCCGGCATCCAGCCCTACTGCACCCTCTTCCATTGGGACCTCCCGCAGGTCCTTCAGGACAAGGGCGGCTGGGAATCCCGCGAAGTCGCGCACGCCTTCGCCGACTACTCCGGCTACACCGCGGGCTTCCTCTCCGATCGCGTCAAGAATTTCATGACCATGAACGAGATGCGCTCCTTCGCCATGATCGGTTATCGTGATGGCCGCCACGCCCCCGGCCTGCAGATCGGCCGCAAGCGCATGGCGCAGCTCAACCACAACGTCGTCTACGCGCACGGTCTCAGCGTCGGCGCCATCCGCGCCCACGCCAAGGGCCCCGTCAAGGTCGGGCTTGCCGACAACCTCGAGGCCGCCACCCCCTGCATCGAAATCCCCGAGCACATCGAGGCCGCCCGCAAAGGCATGCGCGAGCTCAACGCCATGTACCAGACCGTCATCCAGGAGGGCCGCTACACCGACCACTACCTCAAGACGCTCGGCCCTGATGCTCCGCACTTCACGCAGGAAGAGCTCGACATCATCAAGTCCCCGCTCGACTTCGTCGGCATCAACTGCTACACCGCACACTATGTCCGCGCCGCCGACAACGACGCCGGCTTCGTCTCCGTCCCCAACCCGTCTTCCTACCCGCACATGTACAGCCCCTGGCTCACCGTCGGCCCAGAAGCCCTTTACTGGGGTCCAAAGCTCTCCCACGAGCTCTGGGGCATCAAGGAGATCTACATCACCGAAAACGGCTGCTCCTCCGCCGACAAGATCGCCGAAGACGGACACATCTACGACACCGACCGCGTCATGTATCTGCGCAACTACCTCACACAGCTTCATCGCGCCGTCGCCGAAGGCGTGCCTGTCAAGGGCTACTTCTGCTGGTCCCTCCTCGACAACTACGAGTGGGCCGACGGCTACGACAAGCGCTTCGGCATCGTCTACG
- a CDS encoding LacI family DNA-binding transcriptional regulator, translating to MPRKSTPQPHDALKSDGSKPPGLKEIARYLGLSPASVSMVINDVPLAKAMTAETRARILEAVKKFNYRPNLLARSLSKRETRTIGVIVPESSDGYYTRVMRGLEEALLDAGYLYFTVSHLSREDLLREYPLLLRQRAVDGLIYMNTKVAEPPGIPAVTISYATKEPGVTSVVVDQRLGARLSLEHLAKLGHKRVLMMKGQPSCLESGERWRLMLKAAQECGIEVRPELSLEMNHDQLTPELAYTKVAELMRSRIRFTAVCAFNDTSAIGAMRALADAGLHCPDDVSVVGFDDIGVAGFYTPRLTTVRQPLEAMGARAVTELIARIREPEAKHPAKVVMAPELMVRESTAPVKRSAKD from the coding sequence TTGCCCAGAAAATCAACCCCGCAACCACATGACGCGCTGAAGAGCGACGGCTCCAAGCCGCCGGGCCTGAAGGAGATTGCACGGTATCTGGGGCTCTCTCCGGCGTCGGTGTCGATGGTGATCAACGACGTGCCGTTGGCCAAGGCAATGACCGCGGAGACGCGAGCGCGAATTCTTGAGGCGGTGAAGAAGTTCAACTACCGGCCTAACCTGCTGGCACGGTCACTGAGCAAGCGAGAGACGCGGACGATCGGGGTGATTGTGCCGGAGTCGAGCGATGGGTACTACACGCGCGTGATGCGAGGGTTGGAAGAGGCGCTGCTGGACGCCGGGTATCTCTACTTTACGGTGAGCCATCTTTCCCGCGAGGACCTACTGCGGGAGTATCCGCTGCTGCTGCGGCAGCGCGCTGTGGATGGACTGATTTATATGAACACGAAGGTGGCGGAGCCACCTGGAATCCCCGCGGTGACGATCTCCTACGCAACGAAGGAGCCGGGGGTGACGAGCGTGGTGGTGGACCAGCGGCTGGGTGCGAGGCTCTCGCTGGAACACCTGGCGAAGCTGGGGCACAAGCGCGTACTGATGATGAAAGGACAACCATCGTGCCTGGAGTCTGGTGAACGCTGGCGGCTGATGCTGAAGGCGGCCCAGGAGTGTGGCATCGAAGTGCGGCCGGAGTTGAGCCTGGAGATGAACCACGACCAGCTAACTCCTGAGCTGGCGTATACGAAGGTGGCGGAGCTGATGCGCTCGCGGATACGGTTCACTGCAGTGTGCGCGTTCAATGACACGTCGGCGATTGGTGCGATGAGGGCGCTGGCCGATGCAGGGCTGCACTGCCCGGACGATGTGTCCGTTGTGGGGTTCGATGATATTGGCGTCGCTGGATTTTATACGCCACGACTGACTACAGTGCGGCAGCCCCTGGAGGCGATGGGTGCGCGCGCGGTGACTGAGCTGATCGCACGAATTCGCGAACCAGAGGCGAAGCATCCGGCGAAGGTTGTGATGGCGCCGGAGTTGATGGTGAGAGAGTCCACTGCGCCGGTGAAGCGTAGTGCTAAGGATTAG
- a CDS encoding VOC family protein produces the protein MRRIPSLLVAALATILFGTVYAQQQRPAITGISHMCVLAHDMAASSDFYGRILGATKGPDLQDPAGTRFYFSPTQFVEVLPLPADHVGLSRISCVAFNTVNASALRAYLIAHGVTNASPLKSATDGSHWFITLDPEGNEVQFVQPGHAAVVIDNTKSISHHIIHVGYMVKNRADEDHFYRDLLGFRPYWYGAMQPNHTDWISQQVPNGTDWIEYMMIGDGSDTPANHVDARNLGVLNHFSLGVFNMEATVTKLYQQDRLPPRHDGPQMGRDGKWQANLYDPDGTRVELMEFQPVMKPCCSGFTASSPLR, from the coding sequence ATGCGCCGTATCCCAAGTCTCCTCGTCGCCGCTCTTGCCACAATCCTTTTCGGCACAGTCTACGCGCAGCAGCAGCGCCCCGCCATCACCGGCATCTCGCACATGTGCGTTCTCGCGCACGACATGGCCGCCTCATCCGACTTCTACGGCCGCATCCTCGGCGCCACCAAAGGCCCCGACCTCCAGGACCCAGCCGGCACGCGCTTCTACTTCAGCCCCACCCAGTTCGTTGAGGTCCTTCCGCTTCCGGCCGATCACGTCGGCCTGAGTCGTATCTCCTGCGTTGCCTTCAATACCGTCAACGCGAGCGCACTGCGCGCTTACCTCATCGCCCACGGCGTCACCAACGCCTCGCCCCTCAAGTCCGCCACAGACGGCAGCCATTGGTTCATCACTCTCGACCCCGAAGGCAATGAAGTCCAGTTCGTCCAGCCCGGCCACGCCGCTGTCGTCATCGACAACACAAAGTCCATCAGCCATCACATCATCCACGTCGGCTACATGGTCAAAAACCGTGCGGACGAAGACCACTTCTACCGCGATCTCCTTGGCTTCCGCCCCTACTGGTACGGTGCCATGCAGCCGAACCACACCGACTGGATCTCGCAGCAGGTTCCCAACGGCACCGACTGGATCGAATACATGATGATCGGCGACGGTTCAGACACACCGGCCAACCACGTCGATGCTCGAAACCTCGGCGTCCTCAATCACTTCTCCCTCGGCGTCTTCAACATGGAGGCCACAGTCACGAAGCTCTACCAGCAGGACCGTCTGCCCCCGCGTCACGATGGCCCCCAGATGGGCCGCGACGGCAAATGGCAGGCCAACCTCTACGACCCTGACGGCACCCGCGTCGAGCTCATGGAGTTCCAGCCCGTCATGAAACCCTGCTGCTCCGGCTTCACCGCATCCAGCCCGCTGCGCTAA
- a CDS encoding sugar phosphate isomerase/epimerase: MEMLTRRGFVKGAGLGLLGCTVARQRAFASPWGRPVGLQLYSVRAQLAKDYAGTLKQVGAIGYREVEAAGFYGHTPAQVKQAMADAQLKCVGGHYSYKDLAPNVDKIIAYHQELGCHYVICSFPSFRDVARVQGLSFAQQVRAFTVDDLRWTMEQLNKFGEKTKAAGLQLGYHNHTMEFAPQHGVVPFDAMIAAADPKLVTFELDCGWVKVGGGSAVDYLKRYPTRITLLHIKDFKPTDRPADVTNPPPPAELGRGTENYAPIFAAAKAANIKHYFVEQEGFDIPPMEALRIDYEYVNALKA; this comes from the coding sequence ATGGAGATGTTGACGCGGCGTGGGTTTGTGAAGGGCGCGGGGCTGGGACTACTGGGCTGCACGGTTGCAAGGCAGCGGGCGTTTGCGTCGCCGTGGGGCAGGCCGGTGGGGCTGCAGTTGTACTCTGTGCGAGCGCAGCTGGCGAAGGACTATGCGGGAACACTGAAGCAGGTGGGCGCAATTGGATATCGCGAGGTGGAGGCGGCAGGATTTTATGGACATACGCCTGCGCAGGTGAAGCAGGCGATGGCGGATGCGCAGCTCAAGTGCGTGGGCGGGCACTACTCGTACAAAGACCTGGCGCCGAATGTGGACAAGATCATTGCGTATCACCAGGAGCTGGGATGCCACTACGTGATTTGCTCGTTTCCGTCGTTTCGTGATGTAGCGCGGGTGCAGGGACTGAGCTTTGCGCAGCAGGTGCGCGCGTTTACGGTGGATGACCTGCGCTGGACGATGGAGCAGCTTAACAAGTTTGGCGAAAAGACGAAGGCCGCAGGATTGCAACTGGGATATCACAACCACACGATGGAGTTCGCTCCGCAGCATGGAGTGGTGCCGTTCGATGCGATGATCGCGGCCGCAGACCCGAAGCTGGTGACGTTCGAGCTGGACTGTGGCTGGGTGAAGGTAGGCGGCGGCAGCGCGGTGGACTATCTGAAGCGATATCCGACGCGAATTACGCTGCTGCACATCAAGGACTTCAAGCCTACGGACAGACCCGCGGATGTTACGAACCCTCCGCCGCCGGCTGAACTGGGACGTGGGACGGAGAACTATGCGCCGATCTTTGCAGCGGCGAAGGCGGCGAACATCAAACACTACTTCGTGGAGCAGGAAGGCTTCGACATACCGCCGATGGAGGCACTGCGGATCGACTATGAGTATGTGAATGCGTTGAAGGCGTAA
- a CDS encoding MFS transporter, which yields MPQATMTRAMQTRLGAMLFLEYFIWGAWYVTVGTWLTLTRHFSGEQVALVAGTTAVGAMIAPFFVGLVADEMFATEKVLAALHLVGAVLLLGASLLTSFGAIYALLLLYCLCFMPTLALTNSLAFRQMRDPAVEFGPIRVLGTAGWIVAGLLVGYMRLESTQRPLQIACVVSLVMAAYCLTLPPTPPLAVTVRAEKKLFPREAFAVFRKRSTIVFVLASFLICIPLQFYYAFANLFLNEAGVKNAVGKMTGGQMSELVCMLLIPWFFRRLGVKYMLGLGMLAWVVRYVAFAYGNSGALMWMFWLGIVLHGICYDFFFVTGQIYIDRESPPTLRAATQSLITFITYGVGMFVGSWVSGAVVEHYSVQLAGGAVDHAWRPIWMFAAVAAGATLVMMLATFKDEPRVESSEVAAALPSGAEAL from the coding sequence ATGCCGCAAGCTACGATGACGCGAGCGATGCAGACACGGCTGGGCGCCATGCTGTTCCTGGAGTACTTCATCTGGGGCGCGTGGTACGTGACGGTGGGGACTTGGCTGACGCTGACGCGGCACTTCAGCGGCGAGCAGGTGGCGCTTGTGGCTGGCACCACGGCGGTGGGCGCGATGATTGCGCCGTTCTTTGTGGGACTGGTTGCCGACGAGATGTTTGCAACGGAGAAGGTGCTGGCGGCGTTGCACCTGGTGGGTGCAGTGTTGCTGCTTGGAGCTTCCCTGCTGACAAGCTTTGGGGCGATCTATGCACTGCTGTTGCTGTATTGCCTGTGCTTTATGCCGACGCTGGCGCTGACGAACTCGCTGGCGTTTCGACAGATGCGCGACCCGGCGGTGGAGTTTGGGCCGATCCGCGTACTAGGCACAGCCGGTTGGATTGTGGCTGGATTGCTGGTTGGGTATATGCGACTGGAGAGCACACAGCGCCCGCTGCAGATTGCGTGCGTGGTATCGCTGGTGATGGCGGCTTACTGCCTGACACTGCCGCCTACGCCTCCGTTGGCGGTGACGGTGCGGGCGGAGAAGAAGCTGTTTCCGCGAGAGGCGTTTGCGGTGTTTCGCAAGCGGTCGACGATTGTGTTTGTGCTGGCGTCGTTTCTGATCTGCATTCCGCTGCAGTTTTACTATGCGTTTGCGAACCTGTTTCTGAACGAAGCCGGGGTGAAGAACGCGGTAGGCAAGATGACCGGCGGGCAGATGTCCGAGCTGGTTTGCATGCTGCTGATCCCGTGGTTCTTTCGCAGGCTGGGAGTGAAGTACATGCTGGGGTTGGGGATGCTGGCCTGGGTGGTGCGGTACGTTGCGTTCGCGTATGGCAACAGCGGTGCGTTGATGTGGATGTTCTGGCTGGGGATTGTGCTGCATGGCATCTGCTATGACTTCTTCTTTGTGACAGGGCAGATTTATATCGATCGCGAGAGTCCGCCGACGCTGCGCGCGGCGACGCAAAGCTTGATCACGTTCATCACGTATGGCGTGGGAATGTTTGTGGGGTCGTGGGTGTCGGGTGCTGTGGTGGAACATTACTCGGTGCAGCTGGCGGGTGGTGCGGTGGACCATGCTTGGCGGCCGATCTGGATGTTCGCAGCTGTGGCGGCGGGAGCGACGCTGGTGATGATGCTGGCGACGTTCAAAGATGAGCCGAGGGTGGAGTCGAGTGAGGTTGCTGCTGCGCTGCCCTCTGGTGCAGAGGCGCTTTGA
- a CDS encoding sugar phosphate isomerase/epimerase yields MNLGLFTPVFHDLTLDQMLAELRAYPAITALELGTGGWPGASHLAVDSLLDNPAAARDHRARLTDAGLAISALSCHGNPIHPVAETAQRDDETFRKTVRLAEQLEVPTVVTFSGCPGASSHDATPNWIVTAWPPEYVTALDWQWSERLIPYWRETAAFAAAHNVRIALEAHPGFMVYNPETLLRLRAETGPSLGINLDPSHLWWQGVDIPTAIRDLGPAIHHVHAKDVALNPPMLNRNGVLDTKSYADLANRSWSFRSVGWGHSELEWKQIVSALRIAGYDGVLSIEHEDALASRREGLTSAVAMLSRVLLTEPPVKAWWL; encoded by the coding sequence ATGAATCTCGGCCTCTTCACTCCCGTCTTCCACGACCTCACCCTCGACCAGATGCTCGCCGAGCTCCGCGCCTACCCCGCCATCACGGCACTCGAGCTAGGCACCGGCGGTTGGCCCGGAGCCAGTCATCTCGCGGTCGATTCACTCCTCGACAACCCCGCCGCCGCCCGCGACCATCGCGCCCGCCTCACCGATGCCGGCCTCGCCATCAGCGCGCTCTCCTGCCACGGCAACCCCATCCACCCCGTCGCCGAAACCGCCCAGCGCGACGACGAAACATTCCGCAAAACGGTACGCCTCGCCGAGCAGCTCGAAGTCCCTACAGTCGTCACCTTCAGCGGCTGCCCCGGAGCTTCCTCACACGATGCCACACCCAACTGGATCGTCACCGCCTGGCCACCCGAGTATGTTACCGCCCTCGACTGGCAATGGTCCGAGCGGCTCATCCCCTACTGGCGCGAGACCGCAGCCTTTGCTGCCGCGCACAACGTCCGCATCGCCCTCGAAGCCCACCCTGGCTTCATGGTCTACAACCCCGAAACCCTGCTCCGCCTCCGCGCGGAAACCGGCCCATCGCTAGGCATCAACCTCGACCCCAGCCATCTCTGGTGGCAAGGTGTCGACATCCCCACCGCCATCCGCGACCTCGGCCCAGCCATCCACCACGTCCACGCAAAGGACGTCGCACTCAACCCACCCATGCTCAACCGCAACGGCGTCCTCGACACCAAGAGCTACGCAGACCTCGCCAACCGCTCCTGGAGCTTTCGGTCCGTAGGCTGGGGCCACAGCGAGCTCGAGTGGAAACAGATCGTCTCCGCTCTCCGCATCGCCGGTTACGATGGCGTCCTCTCCATCGAGCACGAGGACGCTCTAGCCTCACGCCGCGAAGGCCTCACCTCCGCTGTCGCGATGCTCTCCCGCGTCCTGCTCACCGAGCCACCCGTCAAAGCCTGGTGGCTCTGA
- a CDS encoding NIPSNAP family protein: MDRRDVLKGAAGLAMAFGAMDAGAQESVGPETVYELRIYHLNEGKQELILDRFKTKERSIFVRCGMHPVAYWVPTDEPLAGRTLVYMLRHKSREAATESWKKFSADPEWVAVKKETEKDGPFVKLHESTFLKLTDFSPKL, encoded by the coding sequence ATGGACAGGCGCGATGTGTTGAAGGGTGCGGCGGGATTGGCGATGGCATTCGGAGCGATGGACGCGGGTGCGCAGGAGAGCGTTGGGCCGGAGACAGTGTATGAGCTGCGGATCTATCACCTGAACGAGGGCAAGCAGGAGCTGATCCTGGATCGGTTCAAGACGAAGGAGCGGAGCATTTTTGTGCGCTGCGGGATGCACCCGGTGGCGTACTGGGTGCCGACGGATGAGCCGCTGGCGGGGCGGACGCTGGTGTACATGCTGCGGCACAAGAGCCGTGAGGCGGCGACGGAGAGCTGGAAGAAGTTCTCCGCCGATCCGGAGTGGGTGGCGGTGAAGAAGGAGACGGAGAAAGACGGGCCGTTTGTGAAGCTGCACGAGTCGACGTTCCTGAAGCTGACCGATTTCTCGCCGAAGCTGTAG
- a CDS encoding LysR family transcriptional regulator gives MDFDWLNTFLEVARQKSFSRAAERLHVTQPSISAQIRALETYLGHRLLDRGGGKVTLTAAGRVFQPFAEQSLIQLKHIRLTLEDMERMPRGTLTISANDSTALYVLPLLITKFKKQYPRVSLNIIRAERSKTIALVLDREVEFGIVSLPIRDPRLHIEVIHEDKLVLVVPAGHALTQLKTVTLSDAAKYGFLVPKEGRRRELIDHLFVQNKTARRITMELDSSELLKRLIVAGLGISFMPRINFLEEIKAGLVQAIEVEGVNIPRDLGIISLHSVPLARAASAFFTFATGTTRPDPGTDAIDVGEELEDESALAIGTPPPRTKSS, from the coding sequence ATGGACTTCGACTGGCTCAACACGTTTCTTGAGGTCGCTCGCCAAAAGAGCTTCTCGCGCGCCGCCGAGCGGCTCCACGTCACCCAGCCCTCCATCTCCGCCCAGATCCGCGCCCTCGAAACCTACCTCGGCCACCGCCTCCTCGACCGCGGCGGCGGCAAAGTCACCCTCACCGCCGCAGGCCGCGTCTTCCAGCCCTTCGCCGAGCAGTCCCTCATCCAGCTCAAGCACATCCGCCTCACGCTGGAGGATATGGAGCGTATGCCCCGCGGCACGCTCACCATCTCCGCCAACGACTCCACCGCGCTCTACGTCCTCCCGCTGCTCATCACCAAGTTCAAAAAGCAGTACCCGCGCGTCTCCCTCAACATCATCCGCGCCGAGCGCTCCAAGACCATCGCCCTCGTCCTCGACCGCGAGGTCGAGTTTGGCATCGTCTCGCTCCCCATCCGCGACCCCCGCCTCCACATCGAAGTCATCCACGAAGACAAGCTCGTCCTCGTCGTCCCCGCCGGCCACGCGCTCACCCAGCTCAAAACCGTCACCTTGTCGGACGCCGCCAAGTACGGCTTCCTTGTTCCCAAAGAGGGCCGCCGCCGCGAGCTCATCGACCACCTCTTCGTCCAGAACAAGACCGCCCGGCGCATCACCATGGAGCTCGACTCCTCCGAGCTCCTCAAGCGCCTCATCGTCGCCGGTCTCGGCATCAGCTTCATGCCCCGCATCAACTTCCTTGAGGAGATCAAGGCAGGCCTCGTCCAGGCCATCGAAGTCGAAGGCGTCAACATCCCCCGCGACCTCGGCATCATCTCGCTGCACAGCGTCCCGCTCGCCCGCGCCGCCAGCGCCTTCTTCACCTTCGCCACCGGCACCACCCGCCCCGACCCCGGCACCGACGCCATCGACGTCGGCGAAGAGCTCGAAGACGAGTCCGCCCTGGCCATCGGCACCCCGCCTCCCCGCACCAAATCTTCCTGA
- a CDS encoding MBL fold metallo-hydrolase: protein MKKVCGVVLLGVVMSAGCLRAQLPEPDGGTIERGTLPERWYSEGPKCMQIPEWQVQEYNPNFFIMRQSPCTDYEKPFVFLFFGKEKAMLIDTGSRNGNIAPSLRWVVKNWLTRNGRTSIPLLVVHTHPHGDHIAGDKEIQAMNDPAMPVTFLAANDQQATMTFYGITSWPDGIGKIDLGDRVIDVIPIPGHSAMSVAFYDRRTAILLSGDSLYPGRLYVQDFAAFQASTERMIAFTKGKPVAHILGNHIEETDTPFLDYPVGTIYQPHEHELALSRGSLLELEDALVSMHGVPQRMALRDFSVWPSGRQFAKPGDREAMQKREKEQKATMWDHTVEPQ from the coding sequence ATGAAGAAGGTGTGTGGTGTTGTGCTGCTGGGTGTGGTGATGAGCGCGGGATGCCTGCGGGCACAACTGCCGGAGCCGGATGGCGGGACGATCGAGCGGGGAACGCTGCCGGAGCGGTGGTACTCCGAGGGGCCGAAGTGCATGCAGATCCCGGAGTGGCAGGTGCAGGAGTACAACCCGAACTTCTTCATCATGCGGCAGTCGCCGTGCACGGACTATGAGAAGCCGTTTGTGTTTCTGTTCTTCGGCAAAGAGAAGGCGATGCTAATCGATACAGGGTCGCGGAATGGGAACATTGCGCCTTCGCTGCGTTGGGTGGTGAAGAACTGGCTGACGCGGAATGGGCGCACGAGCATCCCGCTGCTGGTGGTGCATACGCATCCGCATGGCGACCATATCGCGGGCGATAAAGAGATCCAGGCGATGAACGATCCGGCGATGCCTGTGACGTTTCTGGCGGCGAATGACCAGCAGGCGACGATGACGTTTTATGGGATTACGAGCTGGCCAGATGGGATTGGGAAGATCGATTTAGGCGATCGGGTGATCGATGTGATCCCGATACCGGGGCACAGCGCGATGAGCGTCGCGTTCTATGACCGGAGGACTGCAATTCTGCTGTCGGGGGACAGCCTGTATCCGGGGCGGTTGTATGTGCAGGACTTTGCGGCGTTCCAGGCGAGCACGGAGCGGATGATCGCGTTTACGAAGGGCAAGCCGGTGGCGCACATCCTGGGCAACCACATTGAGGAGACCGACACGCCGTTCCTGGATTATCCGGTGGGGACGATCTACCAGCCGCATGAGCATGAGCTGGCGCTGTCGCGCGGATCACTGCTGGAGCTGGAGGATGCGCTGGTGAGCATGCACGGCGTGCCGCAGCGGATGGCGTTGCGGGATTTTTCGGTGTGGCCTTCAGGGCGGCAGTTTGCGAAGCCGGGCGACCGCGAGGCCATGCAGAAGCGCGAGAAGGAGCAGAAGGCGACGATGTGGGACCACACGGTTGAGCCGCAGTAG
- a CDS encoding c-type cytochrome yields the protein MNSRFTPTLLLTTSLALAGCRATPPSHFETNVAYFTKHHITVGGKKDVNPLKASAKNIAAGQDLFTSYCSVCHGNDGQNTGVPFAKELSPPVPLLTSPEVQQYTDGQLHSIIKNGIYPSGMPASDGDFANDEMWQMVLYIRHLPKAGTLGNPTFYSTSAK from the coding sequence ATGAACTCTCGCTTCACACCCACGCTTCTCCTCACCACATCCCTCGCTCTCGCCGGTTGCCGCGCCACGCCACCCTCGCACTTTGAGACCAACGTCGCCTATTTCACCAAGCACCACATCACCGTCGGCGGCAAAAAGGACGTGAACCCGCTCAAGGCCAGCGCAAAGAACATCGCCGCCGGGCAGGACCTCTTCACCTCTTACTGCAGCGTCTGTCACGGCAACGACGGCCAGAACACCGGCGTCCCCTTCGCCAAAGAGCTCTCGCCACCCGTCCCTCTGCTCACCTCGCCCGAGGTCCAGCAGTACACCGACGGCCAGCTCCACTCCATCATCAAGAACGGCATCTACCCCTCCGGCATGCCCGCCTCCGACGGCGACTTCGCCAACGACGAGATGTGGCAGATGGTCCTCTATATCCGCCATCTCCCCAAAGCAGGCACTCTCGGCAACCCCACCTTCTACAGCACCTCCGCCAAGTAG